The proteins below come from a single Bactrocera dorsalis isolate Fly_Bdor chromosome 5, ASM2337382v1, whole genome shotgun sequence genomic window:
- the LOC105233234 gene encoding nucleosome-remodeling factor subunit NURF301 isoform X2 yields the protein MSGRGSRKRGRPPKTPNERAGTKFNYHLLKKPKYLSKASDSQLSTPSASRASSPQESDGSRSYNRKSTSKSTRGRSRKSTSSTANVSRRGGYESEYHYGSDFGDSSEKSDIDDELLCSATDEESLDAANESESEFSVCSFTQNGVGRPPRPPSPEPIWLQDRKYDQLELPESSEDLLMKNEFLLKALSIYEVLRRFRHLVRLSPFRFEDFCAALACDEQSALIADIHIMLLKAILREEDVQGTHFGPLDQKDTVNISLYLIDGITWPEVLRCYVESDGIFSREVYNILSAGDYPFTGVTDRITVLQFLTNQFLTTNAVRDVMLQEGPIHYDDHCRICHRLGDLLCCETCPAVYHLECVDPPLNDVPTEDWQCNLCKSHKVTGVVDCVLPQEKQGVLIRQDILGLDRHGRKFWFIARRIFVEGQPELDNDKIWYYSTESKLEHLLSVIDKDDLETGLYNQLTERKDEIVRQMKLTESITKEHNKYQRLSYIDEENKKTWALIRGNEDEDGQMNESATENKMMTRLKTSQNVNEPNHFKLGMEHGFKNYVNQYTSNPIALNKPQRNEERDKRRHLSHKFSLTTASEFKWIGVTMGSLDSITQTLRQTLLNFEESVPSSFMIPNWRFIKWKWRRTVTDARRPTEFVIVLLLLQASFKSVIFANVWHEQLGHLTLCRITSAEREERKKLEKREKRERDDEEERNRLAFNYIKYSLGLKHQVWKQKGEEYRIHGQWGWMWLSTSRRCGGARRAPYRHGLAIPPVKVNVHFTKGSDVDEIISVDPRTHKFILQCNAAVKKEANYYYLQKFKDVNIKELDAGTEGVTIDVSKSLTMPGRLLYPKIARKSRLDDLLSRRMELKQAEEELAVKIEKDGEDTQLATQSDDSKTEVKKVVKKTFLERRLMDIQYVQQKNMPNNDVNLDLINSLAKKIQTVRLQFSQLNRFAKQYRCYTKECNTNSNAVSQITQNTCYSPLCLQKARAKKELLLLLRKAHIAGKGSKETVAAILGAVKKPSILEQKLTEGKKDASLLLDEADDCRWLIDENPLDLVQDWEHARTVAVPYDDKLLSDCYKTKEEQNPSTNVVKEESMTTGGSSDGGMEFIDNIDVCSNVEIESSETTNDDSLAALASSGDGLGMDPTQAKKLKKQQKLRGNKSYIATKDVLNQTYEKQAAASSVKQNRRFPTQPRITKREDVTKYEKEYYANGKERLYAADSPRGRIYLWRDQAMLKEHKNLKSEDDKKPAVEPSKNAPIGSTYPLTSQFLTHKLKMSILVLPPYELKKLARMGGKTTTNGFHHLAKSNSVWPYPCSRPLFKTCWSFRTSKATTLSAVALQLRILWCCLRWDDMIAKPPSADGKHQVTSETEIVTQELLKFRHMGRYGERTQYLRRKVVVPLEMPKTIREVTSIRSGLRKRKRAESPQPTEPQISEEWVEEDKLELWEIKLMGERHEKSKQTTMTRSVVLRQAAEQAGASPSSSSASSAGGSNGSTTKVVITAKSSEEIKEKMEQQLKLQRAAHLQKKNPENPKLQAQVKGQIIGSRRVIVKNPDGTTRIIQQAITTPTQKVNSSGQTITQTSTGSSTSGQASQSSTNPAPQQSKVQIIRGPDGKVSVRGLNPGQQLIQMPDGKLHVLTTTTAPGSGAQVTKKLPVKQVTPLNSPGVMKQITVKPVQKTVPVQGTQKSVVTSVSTQPKPVPPKAVAQVINQHVTVNPATTVQKVVTQTIPNANQGTTNATKITTNSQSIPQFIVQPGQKLLMGQNQQGQKVLITTGGQQLTQQPVVSNLQNIQQAQPQQQQQIIVNQSPTSSNPTNNTSPQATQKVIQQIVNTSNVQQQIVIGGQRIILSPGQTIVTQRSVPQNQAVQVVQQQPQQQIVQSAATQSTHHQQVIVQTTNPQPGLTQVQQPPQQQQTRLVKQIVVQQQPQQQAQQHTIQTTNNHIVESSTPTQQVVKIQQQQQPQQQTITTAAPQTTNQQLVVQNSTLAQQLAQGKLQVATINGQQVIIRPLGNNQAQIVAHIKTQSDGNAHIITNSTLETPQSSPEKSVPAVVHQQVQPKAQPQQQIIQRTTLTQQTQQQHQTTYISQESVQQQQQTTSTPTKTMSIEESLLQGQPPGTVIKCVTAQVIQTEQGPRIVLQGLVGNDFTQQQLALVQQQVKQQLLKAQESSGKQGVLGPTKIYLAVQPPNAVLNSQPPPLTPVHQSTHQQVSWNKYYN from the exons ATGAGTGGACGTGGTAGTCGAAAACGGGGTAGGCCTCCGAAGACGCCAAATGAGCGCGCTGGCACTAAATTTAATTATCATCTGTTGAAGAAGCCAAAATATTTGAGCAAAGCCAGTGATTCCCAGTTAAGTACTCCATCGGCTTCGCGTGCTTCTTCACCTCAGGAAAGTGATGGAAGTCGCAGCTATAACAGGAAATCCACCAGCAAAAGCACCAGGGGCAGATCTCGTAAATCGACAAGTAGTACGGCTAACGTAAGCCGGAGAGGAG gCTACGAATCGGAATATCACTATGGCTCTGATTTTGGCGATTCAAGTGAAAAGAGTGATATTGATGACGAATTACTCTGTTCTGCCACAGATGAAGAGAGCCTTGACGCAGCTAACGAAAGTGAATCCGAATTCTCTGTGTGCAGTTTTACTCAAAATGGTGTTGGCCGTCCACCACGACCACCAAGTCCTGAACCAATTTGGTTGCAGGATCGCAAATATGATCAGCTCGAATTGCCTGAATCTTCAGAAGATTTGCTAATGAAAAACGAATTTTTACTTAAGGCTCTCAGTATATATGAAGTTCTACGCAGATTTCGTCATTTGGTGCGTTTATCACCCTTCCGTTTTGAGGATTTCTGTGCTGCTTTAGCATGTGATGAGCAAAGCGCTCTTATCGCAGATATACACATCAtgttattaaaagcaattttacgTGAAGAAGATGTACAGGGCACACACTTTGGGCCACTTGATCAGAAAGACACTGTCAATATAAGTCTATACTTAATTGATGGTATAACATGGCCTGAAGTACTACGTTGTTATGTAGAAAGTGATGGAATATTCAGCAGAGAAGTGTATAACATATTAAGTGCAGGTGATTACCCATTTACAGGCGTCACGGATCGCAtaacagttttacaatttttaactaATCAATTTTTAACAACGAATGCTGTACGTGACGTGATGTTACAAGAGGGGCCAATACATTATGACGATCATTGTCGCATTTGCCATAGATTAGGTGATTTATTATGTTGCGAAACATGTCCTGCCGTTTATCATTTGGAGTGTGTGGATCCTCCACTGAATGACGTACCAACTGAAGATTGGCAGTGTAATTTATGTAAGTCACATAAAGTAACTGGAGTTGTTGATTGTGTGTTGCCACAAGAAAAACAAGGTGTACTTATACGGCAAGATATACTCGGCTTGGATAGACACGGCCGCAAATTTTGGTTTATTGCAAGAAGAATTTTCGTCGAGGGTCAGCCCGAACTAGATAATGACAAAATTTGGTACTACAGCACGGAGTCGAAATTGGAGCATCTACTAAGCGTAATCGACAAAGATGATTTGGAAACAGGACTATACAATCAATTGACGGAGCGTAAAGATGAAATTGTGCGTCAAATGAAACTTACCGAGTCCATTACAAAGGAGCACAACAAATATCAACGGCTTTCTTATATTGATGAGGAAAATAAGAAAACTTGGGCATTAATCCGTGGTAATGAAGACGAGGACGGACAAATGAACGAGAGTGCCACAGAGAATAAAATGATGACACGATTGAAAACAAGCCAAAATGTTAATGAACCTAATCATTTTAAATTGGGCATGGAACatggttttaaaaattatgtaaatcaaTACACATCAAATCCGATTGCATTAAATAAACCGCAGCGTAATGAGGAACGTGACAAACGGCGCCATTTATCACATAAATTTTCATTGACCACAGCATCAGAGTTTAAATGGATTGGTGTTACTATGGGCAGTTTAGATAGTATTACACAAACATTGCGGCAGACACTATTAAATTTCGAGGAAAGTGTACCTTCGTCATTTATGATACCAAATTGGAGATTCATAAAATGGAAATGGCGTAGAACAGTAACGGATGCACGACGCCCTACAGAATTCGTAATAGTATTATTACTACTCCAAGCATCGTTTAAAAGTGTTATTTTTGCAAACGTTTGGCATGAACAGCTTGGTCATCTTACATTATGTCGCATAACATCGGCGGAACGTGAAGAACGCAAAAAGTTAGAGAAACGTGAAAAACGTGAACGTGATGACGAAGAAGAGCGCAATCGCCTTGCTTTCAACTATATCAAATACTCCTTAGGGCTAAAGCATCAAGTGTGGAAGCAAAAAGGAGAAGAGTATCGCATACACGGCCAATGGGGTTGGATGTGGTTGTCAACGAGTCGTCGTTGCGGCGGAGCTCGTCGCGCTCCCTATCGTCATGGATTGGCTATACCACCCGTTAAAGTAAATGTACACTTCACAAAAGGAAGCGATGTAGATGAGATCATTAGTGTCGATCCGCGTACACATAAATTCATTTTGCAGTGCAATGCAGCAGTAAAAAAGGAggccaattattattatttacaaaaatttaaggaTGTTAATATAAAAGAACTTGATGCTGGCACAGAGGGTGTCACGATTGATGTTTCTAAATCGCTTACAATGCCTGGCCGACTTTTGTATCCCAAAATTGCTCGTAAGAGTAGGCTTGATGATTTGTTATCACGACGCATGGAGCTTAAGCAAGCTGAGGAAGAACTTGccgtaaaaattgaaaaagacgGGGAGGATACACAATTAGCCACACAATCCGATGATAGCAAAACAGAGGTTAAGAAGGTGGTCAAAAAAACATTCCTAGAACGACGTTTGATggatatacaatatgtacagcAAAAAAATATGCCCAACAATGATGTTAATCTTGATTTAATCAATTCCTTAGCTAAGAAAATACAAACTGTGCGTTTACAATTCAGCCAGTTGAATAGATTCGCTAAACAATATCGTTGTTATACGAAAGAGTGTAATACAAATTCCAATGCTGTCTCGCAAATTACGCAAAATACTTGCTATTCACCACTTTGCCTACAGAAAGCTCGCGCTAAAAAggagttattgttgttgctgcgtaAAGCACATATTGCTGGTAAGGGTTCCAAAGAAACAGTGGCCGCTATTTTGGGTGCCGTAAAGAAGCCTTCAATACTGGAGCAAAAATTAACCGAAGGTAAAAAGGATGCCTCACTACTGCTAGATGAGGCAGACGATTGCCGCTGGTTAATCGATGAAAATCCATTGGATTTAGTACAAGATTGGGAGCATGCACGCACTGTAGCAGTGCCATATGATGATAAGCTTTTAAGTGATTGTTACAAAACGAAAGAAGAGCAAAATCCCAGTACGAATGTCGTAAAGGAGGAAAGTATGACAACCGGTGGTTCAAGCGATGGCGGTATGGAATTCATTGATAATATTGATGTTTGCAGTAATGTTGAGATTGAGAGTTCGGAAACTACAAATGATGACTCATTAGCAGCTTTAGCGTCCAGTGGCGATGGATTGGGTATGGATCCTACAcaagcaaaaaaattgaaaaagcaacaaaagttgcGTGGCAATAAATCTTACATCGCCACCAAAGATGTTCTCAATCAAACATATGAGAAGCAAGCGGCTGCTTCAAGCGTCAAACAAAATCGCCGATTTCCCACACAACCACGCATAACGAAACGTGAAGATGTTACGAAATACGAAAAAGAATATTATGCGAACGGCAAGGAACGCTTATATGCTGCCGATTCTCCACGTGGACGCATTTACTTGTGGCGCGATCAAGCGATGCTAAAGGAACACAAAAACCTTAAATCAGAGGATGATAAAAAACCAGCAGTGGAACCATCTAAAAATGCACCGATCGGTTCAACATATCCGTTAACATCGCAATTCTTAACACACAAACTTAAGATGAGTATACTCGTATTGCCaccatatgaactaaaaaaattagCGCGCATGGGTGGCAAGACCACTACAAACGGTTTCCATCATTTGGCGAAGAGTAATTCTGTGTGGCCATATCCATGTTCGCGGCCGCTTTTCAAAACTTGCTGGTCCTTCCGCACCAGCAAAGCGACAACTCTATCTGCAGTTGCACTGCAATTGCGCATACTCTGGTGTTGTTTACGGTGGGACGATATGATTGCCAAACCACCATCAGCTGATGGTAAACATCAAGTAACAAGTGAAACCGAGATTGTAACACAGGAGCTATTAAAGTTCCGACACATGGGACGTTATGGCGAGCGTACACAGTATTTACGACGCAAAGTTGTTGTGCCACTTGAAATGCCGAAGACTATACGCG AGGTTACGTCAATTCGTTCTGGTCTGCGAAAACGGAAACGCGCTGAATCCCCACAGCCCACGGAACCACAAATAAGTGAGGAGTGGGTGGAAGAGGATAAACTAGAATTGTGGGAAATAAAACTAATGGGCGAACGTCATGAAAAGAGCAAACAGACAACCATGACACGTTCTGTCGTCTTGCGTCAAGCAGCGGAACAAGCCGGCGCATCGCCATCTTCCTCTTCGGCATCCAGTGCTGGTGGTTCTAATGGTTCCACCACCAAAGTGGTAATAACCGCAAAGAGTAGTGAAGAAATCAAGGAAAAAATGGAACAACAATTGAAATTACAACGTGCTGCTCATCTTCAGAAGAAGAATCCTGAAAATCCTAAATTACAGGCGCAAG TGAAGGGTCAGATAATAGGTAGCCGTCGTGTTATCGTAAAGAATCCCGATGGTACAACACGCATTATACAGCAAGCAATTACAACGCCGACACAAAAAGTTAATAGTAGTGGTCAAACCATAACACAAACTTCAACTGGTTCGAGTACAAGTGGGCAAGCGTCGCAATCCTCCACCAACCCTGCACCACAACAGTCTAAAGTGCAAATCATACGCGGTCCTGATGGCAAAGTCAGCGTGAGGGGCTTAAATCCTGGGCAACAGTTAATACAAATGCCTGACGGTAAACTGCATgtgttgacaacaacaacagcaccagGCAGTGGCGCACAGG TTACCAAGAAACTACCAGTGAAACAGGTTACACCATTAAATTCCCCAGGCGTAATGAAGCAAATAACTGTTAAACCTGTGCAGAAGACTGTTCCAGTGCAAGGCACCCAAAAG TCTGTTGTGACTTCTGTAAGTACCCAACCTAAGCCAGTTCCCCCGAAGGCCGTTGCGCAGGTCATAAATCAACATGTCACCGTGAATCCCGCAACAACTGTGCAAAAGGTTGTTACCCAAACAATACCAAATGCAAACCAAGGCACCACAAATGCCACAAAAATCACTACAAATTCTCAAAGTATTCCACAATTTATTGTTCAGCCGGGTCAGAAGTTATTGATGGGACAAAATCAACAAGGACAAAAGGTATTAATAACCACCGGCGGTCAACAGTTAACCCAACAGCCCGTTGTATCCAATTTGCAAAACATACAGCAGGCccaaccacagcaacaacaacagattaTTGTAAACCAATCGCCTACATCATCGAACCCGACCAACAACACTTCTCCACAAGCTACGCAAAAAGTGATACAACAAATAGTGAATACCAGCAATGTTCAGCAACAAATTGTGATTGGTGGTCAGCGCATTATATTGAGTCCTGGACAAACTATTGTCACGCAAAGATCAGTGCCACAAAATCAAGCTGTACAAGTTGTACAGcagcagccacaacaacaaattgtgcAATCAGCTGCAACACAATCCACACATCACCAACAAGTTATAGTACAAACCACCAATCCACAGCCTGGTCTAACGCAAGTGCAACAGCCgccacagcagcaacaaacgcGTCTTGTTAAGCAAATAGTGGTGCAGcaacagccacaacaacaagcacaacaacatacaatacaaacaacaaataaccATATAGTCGAGTCGAGCACACCGACTCAGCAAGTTGTAAAgattcaacaacaacagcagccacaacaacaaacaataactaCGGCAGCACCTCAAACCACTAATCAACAACTCGTCGTGCAAAATTCCACCTTAGCACAACAATTGGCCCAAGGCAAACTACAAGTTGCCACCATAAATGGTCAACAAGTCATCATACGACCGTTGGGTAATAATCAAGCGCAAATTGTCGCACACATTAAGACGCAAAGCGATGGCAATGCACACATCATAACGAATAGTACTTTGGAGACGCCACAATCGTCGCCCGAAAAATCAGTTCCAGCTGTTGTGCATCAACAAGTACAACCCAAAGCACAACCACAACAGCAAATAATACAGCGAACTACACTCACACAACAAACccagcaacaacatcaaacaacctatataagtcaagaaagtgtgcaacagcaacaacagaccACGTCCACCCCAACCAAGACCATGTCGATTGAGGAGAGTCTACTTCAAGGCCAACCACCGGGTACCGTTATTAAGTGTGTCACGGCACAGGTCATACAAACCGAGCAAGGACCACGAATTGTGCTGCAGGGCTTGGTCGGCAATGATTTCACACAACAACAGTTGGCGCTTGTACAACAACAAGTGAAGCAACAACTCTTGAAAG CGCAAGAATCCAGCGGAAAACAGGGCGTCTTAGGACCAACGAAAATTTACTTAGCAGTCCAACCACCTAACGCGGTTCTGAATTCACAACCGCCACCACTAACACCAGTACATCAATCCACACATCAGCAA GTTTCCTGGAATAAGTACTACAACTGA